A DNA window from Streptomyces parvus contains the following coding sequences:
- a CDS encoding class E sortase, giving the protein MTAGRPGHAAGPEGPDAHGAYGTDGAFVAAVEGLADPLNDPLPGGHTSPWFRSDTVPAAEPEAPHAVQSAAQSSYEAGYAAPRELHQAPSQGPQQPQGTPNEWYDPAGYQRDWYGPQEPSARMAPADPVPSVAPAEEPAPAPVPDPPGLHAEPRTEVLARIPAETELGPAPAPGGRAERRRAAKGRGRRRPGASPQQKAAPAAAPMSRVEARRAARAAKDSPAVIASRAVGEVFISLGVLMLLFVTYQLWWTNVRADQIAGKETNRIQDEWANGDRRPGVFAPGEGFAIMHIPKLDVVAPIAEGIDKEKVLDRGMIGHYGEGKLKTAMPSDKQGNFSVAGHRNTHGEPFRYINKLNPGDPIVVETRDAYYTYEMAGILPQTSPSNISVIEPIPVGSGFTKPGRYLTLTTCTPEFTSTYRLIVWGKMVDERPRSEGKPDALVG; this is encoded by the coding sequence GTGACCGCAGGCCGCCCCGGGCACGCCGCCGGACCGGAAGGCCCCGACGCGCACGGGGCGTACGGGACCGACGGCGCGTTCGTGGCGGCGGTGGAGGGCCTCGCGGATCCGCTCAACGATCCGCTGCCCGGCGGGCACACGTCGCCGTGGTTCCGGTCGGACACCGTCCCGGCGGCGGAACCCGAGGCGCCGCACGCGGTGCAGTCCGCGGCGCAGTCCTCGTACGAGGCGGGGTACGCGGCCCCCCGAGAGCTTCACCAAGCGCCCTCTCAAGGGCCTCAGCAGCCCCAGGGAACCCCGAACGAGTGGTATGACCCCGCCGGGTACCAACGTGACTGGTACGGGCCCCAGGAGCCGTCTGCGCGCATGGCCCCGGCGGACCCGGTGCCCTCGGTGGCTCCGGCCGAGGAACCGGCCCCGGCCCCGGTCCCGGACCCGCCGGGCCTTCACGCCGAGCCGCGCACCGAAGTGCTCGCCCGCATACCCGCGGAGACGGAGCTCGGCCCCGCCCCGGCCCCCGGCGGGCGGGCCGAGCGGCGGCGGGCGGCCAAGGGGCGCGGACGTCGGCGCCCGGGGGCGTCCCCGCAGCAGAAGGCCGCCCCGGCCGCCGCGCCGATGTCCCGGGTGGAGGCCCGGCGCGCCGCTCGGGCGGCGAAGGACAGCCCGGCGGTCATCGCCAGCCGGGCGGTCGGCGAGGTGTTCATCTCGCTGGGCGTCCTGATGCTGCTGTTCGTCACCTACCAACTGTGGTGGACCAACGTCCGGGCCGACCAGATCGCGGGCAAGGAGACGAACCGGATCCAGGACGAATGGGCCAACGGCGACCGCAGACCAGGGGTGTTCGCGCCCGGCGAGGGCTTCGCGATCATGCACATCCCCAAGCTGGACGTGGTCGCCCCGATCGCCGAGGGCATCGACAAGGAGAAGGTCCTCGACCGGGGGATGATCGGCCACTACGGCGAGGGCAAGCTCAAGACGGCGATGCCCTCCGACAAGCAGGGCAACTTCTCCGTGGCCGGTCACCGCAACACCCATGGCGAACCGTTCCGCTACATCAACAAGCTGAACCCCGGCGACCCGATCGTGGTCGAGACCCGGGACGCGTACTACACGTACGAGATGGCCGGCATCCTCCCGCAGACCTCGCCGTCCAACATCTCGGTGATCGAGCCGATCCCGGTCGGTTCCGGGTTCACGAAGCCGGGCAGATACCTCACGCTGACGACCTGTACGCCGGAATTCACGAGTACCTACCGCCTGATCGTCTGGGGCAAGATGGTCGACGAACGGCCACGCAGCGAGGGAAAGCCCGACGCGCTCGTCGGCTGA
- the pknB gene encoding Stk1 family PASTA domain-containing Ser/Thr kinase — protein sequence MEEPRRLGGRYELGSVLGRGGMAEVYLAHDTRLGRTVAVKTLRADLARDPSFQARFRREAQSAASLNHPAIVAVYDTGEDYVDGVSIPYIVMEYVDGSTLRELLHSGRRLLPERTLEMTVGILQALEYSHRAQIVHRDIKPANVMLTRTGQVKVMDFGIARAMGDSGMTMTQTAAVIGTAQYLSPEQAKGEQVDARSDLYSTGCLLYELLAVRPPFVGDSPVAVAYQHVREEPQPPSTFDPEITPEMDAIVLKALTKDPDYRYQSADEMRADIEACLDGQPVAATAAMGAAGYGGYDGYNPDQPTTALRPADPNNAQTSMLPPVNPDDGGYGYDDRQGRRRQQKKSNTSTILLVVAGILVLVGAILIGRVIFSENGGDNQVKAPNLVGSTLEEAQTLASRSGVTVAKGAEEPCEQQEKGQICSQDPSPDAMMDKDGTVTVVVSSGAPQVEVPNVLEKSEDGAREVLEGDGFTVNVTTEESEKPEGTVIKQDPKGGAKANEESEVTITLAVQATLDLPDMRTRTFEAAEQQLRGIGFTNVSRTDVESDKPAGEVIEQTPTGPSKQGKDVQIVLKVSKGPAQPEQVQIPGDLGGKSYQDAKAQLEGLGFVVQLAPNSVDKPNARVITSSPAPTTQADKGSTVVLVTIEGGGNGGNGGGFIGGLGDD from the coding sequence ATGGAAGAGCCGCGTCGCCTCGGCGGCCGGTACGAGCTGGGCTCGGTGCTCGGCCGTGGTGGCATGGCCGAGGTCTACCTCGCCCACGACACCCGGCTCGGCCGCACCGTAGCTGTGAAGACGCTCCGGGCCGATCTGGCCCGTGACCCGTCGTTCCAGGCCCGGTTCCGCCGAGAGGCCCAGTCGGCCGCCTCGCTCAACCACCCCGCGATCGTCGCCGTGTACGACACCGGCGAGGACTACGTCGACGGGGTCTCCATCCCGTACATCGTGATGGAGTACGTCGACGGATCGACGCTGCGGGAACTGCTGCACTCCGGCCGCAGACTGCTCCCCGAGCGCACGCTGGAGATGACCGTCGGCATTCTGCAGGCCCTGGAGTACTCGCACCGCGCCCAGATCGTCCACCGCGACATCAAGCCGGCGAACGTCATGCTGACGCGCACCGGTCAGGTCAAGGTGATGGACTTCGGCATCGCCCGCGCCATGGGCGACTCCGGAATGACGATGACGCAGACCGCCGCGGTCATCGGCACCGCCCAGTACCTCTCCCCGGAGCAGGCCAAGGGCGAGCAGGTCGACGCACGCTCCGACCTGTACTCCACCGGCTGTCTGCTCTACGAGCTGCTCGCCGTGCGGCCCCCGTTCGTCGGGGACTCGCCCGTCGCGGTGGCCTACCAGCACGTCCGCGAGGAGCCGCAGCCGCCGAGCACCTTCGACCCCGAGATCACGCCCGAGATGGACGCGATCGTGCTGAAGGCGCTCACCAAGGACCCGGACTACCGCTACCAGTCCGCCGACGAGATGCGCGCCGACATCGAGGCATGCCTCGACGGCCAGCCGGTCGCGGCCACGGCGGCGATGGGCGCCGCGGGGTACGGGGGCTACGACGGCTACAACCCCGACCAGCCCACCACCGCCCTGCGCCCGGCCGACCCGAACAACGCGCAGACCTCGATGCTGCCGCCGGTCAACCCGGACGACGGCGGCTACGGCTACGACGACCGCCAGGGCCGCCGGCGCCAGCAGAAGAAGAGCAACACCTCGACGATCCTGCTGGTCGTCGCGGGCATCCTGGTCCTGGTCGGCGCGATCCTGATCGGCCGGGTGATCTTCTCCGAGAACGGGGGCGACAACCAGGTCAAGGCCCCGAACCTGGTGGGCTCCACGCTCGAGGAAGCGCAGACGCTCGCGTCCAGATCCGGCGTCACCGTCGCAAAGGGCGCCGAAGAGCCGTGCGAGCAGCAGGAGAAGGGCCAGATCTGCTCCCAGGACCCGTCGCCCGACGCGATGATGGACAAGGACGGCACCGTCACGGTCGTCGTCTCGTCCGGAGCGCCGCAGGTCGAGGTCCCCAACGTCCTGGAGAAGTCCGAGGACGGCGCCCGCGAGGTTCTCGAAGGAGACGGCTTCACAGTCAACGTCACCACGGAAGAGTCCGAGAAGCCCGAGGGGACGGTGATCAAGCAGGACCCCAAGGGCGGCGCGAAGGCCAACGAGGAGTCCGAGGTCACCATCACCCTGGCCGTCCAGGCCACGCTCGACCTGCCCGACATGCGGACCCGCACGTTCGAGGCAGCGGAGCAGCAGCTGCGCGGCATCGGGTTCACCAACGTCTCGCGGACCGACGTGGAGTCGGACAAGCCGGCCGGCGAGGTGATCGAGCAGACCCCCACGGGCCCGAGCAAGCAGGGCAAGGACGTGCAGATCGTCCTCAAGGTCTCCAAGGGCCCGGCCCAGCCGGAGCAGGTCCAGATCCCCGGTGACCTCGGCGGCAAGTCGTACCAGGACGCGAAGGCCCAGCTCGAAGGACTCGGGTTCGTGGTCCAGCTCGCCCCGAACTCGGTCGACAAGCCGAACGCCCGGGTGATCACCAGCAGCCCGGCGCCGACCACCCAGGCGGACAAGGGCAGCACCGTCGTCCTCGTGACCATCGAGGGCGGCGGGAACGGCGGCAACGGCGGGGGCTTCATCGGAGGCCTGGGCGACGACTGA
- a CDS encoding class E sortase produces the protein MAARTEHDERTDTSASLPPVRRRHPVATAVGVFGELLITAGLVLALFVVYSLWWTNVLADREAGRQGDTVRSKWAGGPGALDTRDGIGFLHVPAMKNGEVLVKKGTDPKTLNNGIAGYYTDPVESALPWDDEGNFTLAAHRDGHGAKFHNIHKLKNGDPVVFETKDTWYVYKVYKTLPETSKFNVDVIQPVPEESGVKKPGRYITLTTCTPVYTSKYRYIVWGELERTEKVDKDRTKPAELR, from the coding sequence GTGGCAGCGAGGACCGAGCACGACGAGCGGACCGACACGTCGGCGTCCCTGCCCCCGGTACGCCGCCGCCACCCCGTGGCGACGGCCGTCGGCGTCTTCGGCGAACTGCTCATCACCGCGGGCCTGGTGCTCGCGCTGTTCGTCGTCTACTCCTTGTGGTGGACCAACGTGCTCGCCGACCGCGAGGCCGGACGGCAGGGCGACACGGTCCGCAGCAAGTGGGCGGGCGGCCCGGGCGCCCTGGACACCAGGGACGGCATCGGCTTCCTGCACGTGCCCGCCATGAAGAACGGCGAGGTGCTGGTCAAGAAGGGCACCGACCCCAAGACCCTCAACAACGGCATCGCGGGCTACTACACCGACCCCGTGGAGTCGGCCCTCCCGTGGGACGACGAGGGCAACTTCACGCTGGCCGCGCACCGCGACGGGCACGGTGCGAAGTTCCACAACATCCACAAGCTGAAGAACGGTGATCCGGTCGTCTTCGAGACCAAGGACACCTGGTACGTCTACAAGGTCTACAAGACGCTCCCCGAGACCTCGAAGTTCAACGTCGACGTGATCCAGCCGGTCCCGGAGGAGTCGGGCGTCAAAAAGCCCGGCCGCTACATCACGCTGACGACCTGCACCCCGGTCTACACCTCGAAGTACCGGTACATCGTCTGGGGCGAGCTGGAGCGTACGGAGAAGGTCGACAAGGACCGGACGAAGCCGGCCGAGCTGCGCTGA
- a CDS encoding penicillin-binding protein 2 has translation MNKPLRRIAVFCGILVLALLIRDNWLQYVRADELNSHKYNRRVEIERYAHERGDIIVDGKAITGSVETEDSDFKYKRVWKNGPLWAPVTGYSSQAFDSSQLENLEDGILTGNDDQLFFDRTLSMFTGEKKRGGNIVTTLNGAAQKAAFKGLGEKKGAVVALDPKSGAILALASTPSYDPSVFAGNSMEDSDNRQKLLKDKDKPMLNRALRETYPPGSTFKVVTAAAALENGLYDDIDAKTDSPLPWTLPQSTTELKNEGSIPCKDASLREALRWSCNTVFGKMSDDLGNRKMIEQTDKFGFNKEVFTPVRADASIYPEDNKPQNAMAGIGQASNRTTPLQMAMVASAIANDGKLMQPYMVAERQAPNLDPVYTHEPEELSRALSGENAQKVQQMMETVVKDGTGTNAQIPGVTVGGKTGTAQHGLNNSEKPYAWFISYAKTDNGSPVAVAVVVEDGNANRDDISGGGLAAPIARDVMKAVIDSKK, from the coding sequence GTGAACAAGCCGCTGCGCCGGATCGCCGTCTTCTGCGGAATCCTCGTCCTCGCGCTCCTCATCCGGGACAACTGGCTCCAGTACGTCCGTGCCGACGAACTCAACAGCCACAAGTACAACCGCCGCGTCGAGATCGAGCGGTACGCCCACGAGCGCGGCGACATCATCGTCGACGGCAAGGCGATCACCGGCTCCGTCGAGACCGAGGACAGCGACTTCAAGTACAAGCGGGTCTGGAAGAACGGCCCCCTGTGGGCCCCGGTGACCGGCTATTCGTCCCAGGCCTTCGACTCCTCGCAGCTGGAGAACCTGGAGGACGGCATCCTCACCGGCAACGACGACCAGCTGTTCTTCGACCGGACGCTGTCGATGTTCACCGGCGAGAAGAAGCGCGGCGGCAACATCGTCACGACGCTGAACGGCGCCGCCCAGAAGGCCGCCTTCAAGGGGCTCGGCGAGAAGAAGGGCGCGGTGGTCGCCCTCGATCCCAAGAGCGGTGCCATCCTCGCCCTCGCGAGCACCCCGTCCTACGACCCCTCGGTCTTCGCCGGGAACTCCATGGAGGACTCGGACAACCGGCAGAAGCTCCTGAAGGACAAGGACAAGCCGATGCTCAACCGGGCCTTGCGCGAGACCTACCCCCCGGGCTCCACCTTCAAGGTCGTCACCGCCGCCGCCGCCCTGGAGAACGGGCTGTACGACGACATCGACGCCAAAACGGACTCGCCACTGCCCTGGACGCTTCCGCAGTCCACCACGGAGCTCAAGAACGAGGGCAGCATCCCCTGCAAGGACGCCTCGCTGCGGGAGGCCCTGCGCTGGTCGTGCAACACCGTCTTCGGGAAGATGAGCGACGACCTCGGCAACCGGAAGATGATCGAGCAGACGGACAAGTTCGGCTTCAACAAGGAAGTCTTCACGCCCGTCCGCGCCGACGCGAGCATCTACCCCGAGGACAACAAGCCGCAGAACGCCATGGCCGGCATCGGTCAGGCATCGAACCGGACCACCCCGCTCCAGATGGCCATGGTGGCCTCCGCGATCGCCAACGACGGCAAGCTGATGCAGCCGTACATGGTCGCCGAGCGCCAGGCGCCCAACCTCGACCCGGTCTACACCCACGAGCCCGAGGAACTCAGCCGCGCGCTCTCCGGTGAGAACGCCCAGAAGGTCCAGCAGATGATGGAGACCGTGGTCAAGGACGGCACGGGAACCAACGCGCAGATCCCCGGCGTCACAGTGGGCGGCAAGACCGGTACCGCCCAGCACGGTCTGAACAACAGCGAGAAGCCGTACGCCTGGTTCATCTCGTACGCGAAGACCGACAACGGCTCCCCGGTCGCCGTCGCCGTCGTGGTCGAGGACGGCAACGCCAACCGGGACGACATCTCCGGTGGCGGCCTGGCCGCCCCCATCGCGCGCGACGTGATGAAGGCGGTCATCGACAGCAAGAAGTGA
- a CDS encoding aminodeoxychorismate/anthranilate synthase component II, whose protein sequence is MSARILVVDNYDSFVFNLVQYLYQLGAECEVLRNDEVTPAHAQDGFDGVLLSPGPGTPEQAGVCVEMVRHCADTGVPVFGVCLGMQSMAVAYGGVVDRAPELLHGKTSPVTHEGRGVFAGLPSPFTATRYHSLAAEPGELPPELEVTARTADGIIMGLRHRDRAVEGVQFHPESVLTEHGHLMLANWLEQCGDQGAVARSAGLAPVVGKAAA, encoded by the coding sequence GTGAGCGCACGCATCCTCGTCGTGGACAACTACGACAGCTTCGTCTTCAACCTCGTCCAGTACCTGTACCAGCTCGGCGCCGAGTGCGAGGTGCTGCGCAACGACGAGGTGACTCCCGCCCACGCCCAGGACGGCTTCGACGGCGTCCTGCTGTCGCCGGGGCCCGGGACTCCCGAGCAGGCCGGCGTCTGCGTCGAGATGGTGCGCCACTGCGCGGACACCGGCGTTCCGGTCTTCGGCGTCTGCCTGGGGATGCAGTCGATGGCGGTGGCGTACGGCGGAGTCGTCGACCGGGCCCCCGAGCTGCTGCACGGCAAGACCTCTCCCGTGACCCACGAGGGCAGGGGCGTCTTCGCCGGGCTGCCGTCCCCCTTCACCGCGACGCGCTACCACTCGCTCGCCGCCGAACCCGGCGAGCTGCCCCCCGAGCTGGAGGTCACCGCCCGCACGGCGGACGGCATCATCATGGGGCTGCGCCACCGCGACCGGGCGGTGGAGGGCGTGCAGTTCCACCCCGAGTCGGTGCTCACCGAACACGGCCACCTGATGCTCGCCAACTGGCTGGAGCAGTGCGGAGACCAGGGGGCCGTCGCGCGCTCGGCGGGGCTCGCGCCGGTGGTGGGCAAGGCGGCCGCGTGA